A stretch of the Capsicum annuum cultivar UCD-10X-F1 chromosome 10, UCD10Xv1.1, whole genome shotgun sequence genome encodes the following:
- the LOC107852098 gene encoding dirigent protein 22, producing the protein MEKTSLVLMLCFIVIVMPKTQGVELGPKAVEKWFKKLPYAKQKVTKFHFYFHDTLTGKNPTAVTIAQSNMTAKSPTFFGSVSMMDDPLTVGPEPNSTIIGRAQGIYGSADQNEASLLMNLNFVFTTGKYNGSTLSVLGRNPVFHQYREMPITGGSGVFRLARGIATAKTYWFNTTSGDAVVEYNVVVLHYDI; encoded by the coding sequence ATGGAAAAAACAAGCCTAGTTCTGATGCTTTGCTTCATTGTTATTGTTATGCCTAAGACTCAAGGTGTTGAATTAGGACCCAAGGCTGTTGAAAAATGGTTCAAGAAGCTTCCTTATGCAAAGCAAAAGGTAACTAAGTTTCATTTCTATTTTCATGATACACTTACCGGGAAGAATCCAACTGCGGTTACAATAGCCCAGTCCAATATGACTGCTAAATCCCCAACTTTCTTCGGTTCAGTATCAATGATGGACGACCCACTGACAGTTGGGCCAGAGCCCAACTCTACAATAATAGGTCGAGCCCAAGGAATTTATGGTTCAGCTGATCAAAATGAGGCTAGCCTTCTCATGAACCTCAACTTCGTGTTTACTACCGGCAAGTACAATGGTAGCACACTGAGTGTTCTAGGCCGGAACCCTGTATTTCACCAGTACCGTGAGATGCCGATCACCGGCGGGTCTGGAGTTTTCCGCCTGGCTCGGGGAATCGCCACCGCGAAGACTTATTGGTTCAATACGACCAGTGGGGATGCTGTTGTTGAGTATAATGTTGTGGTCCTGCATTATGACATTTAG